Below is a window of Acidobacteriota bacterium DNA.
AAACAACCTGTAGAAAAAACGGTTGCTCTTCAAGTTCGTACTCATATCCGATGATGTTTCCAGGATCGGGCGCAGGGACGTGAATAATCTTGTATTTCACGTCCGAAATGAGTTCGCCACCTTCGGTCGAGGGCGCAGCTTCGATCGCGTCCTTGTCCTTGACCTCAAAATCCTTGCCCTGTGCGGGGATGCACCAGGCATGAAGGCTTTTCAGTTTGCGTTGCGGATTCGTATAGACATAAACCGTGCCGCGCTCGCGGCCGCTGACCCGCAGGATTTTGTAGGCTTCGCGGACATGCGTCCTGATCTTGTCAGTCGACAGGACCGTGACACTGGTATCGGAGTACAGCAACACTGCGTCCGTCTTCTCGTCGTAGGAGGGTAGGGTTGCGGACGTTAGGGCGTGCATCCACTGGGGAGCGTCACCCGCCCAAGCCGACTGCAGGCAACTGAGAAAAGCAACAACCACTCCAACCGAAAACAGTGCCGCTCGTCTAGTTGCTGGCGGACGCTGTACCCGGCTGCAACACAATCTGCTCTTCATCTCCGGTCCTCACACTTTGGAAGAAACTGCGTAGCGCCCCGTAGTACTTCGCATCTAGAATCATGAAGTCGACATTCAATTTCCGTGTCAAATGTACGGCGTTCTTGTTGTCCTCGACTTTCAAGTCGTAAACAATGACATGGCCATCCTGCATCTGGGGCTTAGGCACGCTGCTAACCTGCCATCCAGCCGGAAGTTCGATCGTGACGTCGTCTGATTTTTGGTAGGGATATTCGAAATAAATGGGATGGACACGGTTGGCGTGTTCAAATATCCGTTTCTCGTAGGCCGTAAAGAGGCCCACCGGAAGGATAGCTCGCTTACCCGCACTCGAAACCCAGCCAGGAATTTTCAAATCGAACTCGGCTACCAATGGAGCCGAAGAACTGGCCCAGTCCGGCTTGTTGGTCAACTCGACCTCGACGCCTGATGAAATCTGGCCCTTGAGGTCCTCTTCCAAAAACTTCTTGCGCTCCACTTCGTCGGAGTTACGGTTTGCCAGGCGGTGCTGCATCGCTACCAGCCCCGTGAAAGTGAACGTAACCTTTCCTTGCAAATCGCCAGTATCGGCAAGCTTTAATTTTGCGGTGCGCACGATTGTGGACTCCGCACTCTGCGGAAGCGTGGTCTTGATCCAGGTACCACCATCTTTATCCAAACGGAGCCCGGGTGTCCCGGTCTCAGCCCACATGACCATGCCGTAGGGTGTGAAAGCCGCTCCCGGATCGAAATAAACGTCTTTACCATTCACCTTGACCAGCACCACGTTCGAATTCAACTTCTCGGCTTCCATGGTCTGGGAAGCGAAAAAATATTGCCGCCGATCGGAGACCCAACATCCGTAGGCTTCAAAGCCAGCCGCTCGAGCCAGCGCGAGAAACAGCCAGGTCAGTTGACCACCATCGCCGTATCCCCGTTTCCAGAGATCTTCCACGTTGTCGATGGATTTTTCCTTGGCACGCTTTTCCTCTTGCTCAGTCTTCTTCAGTTCGTAGGAGGTGTTTCGGATCGTCTGGACCTTGTCGTAGATCTTATGCAGCTTCACTTCTGGCGTGTCACTGGGCGCAACGATCTGAGAGATGGCTGCTTCCATCGCCTTGCGCTTCCCAATAAAGCTCTCCAGATAATCATTCCGCTTCTTCCCAACCTGTTTCCAGAACTTATCCTGCTGCGTCTCCGCATAACTGTCTCGATAGATAAAATCCACGCGAGACTTCATCTCGTTTTCCGGGGGCATGAAGTCTTCGGTCTGAAACGCGGGAATGTTACTTGCTTCCATGCGCACGATATGGTCCGGGCCCTCTTTCACTTCCGAGCCAACCGGCAGGAGGTGCCAGGTCCACCGCAGCTGAAAAGGGTTGTCAAAGCTGCCGACGTATGGCTTCAGAGAAAACTGCGCTTTCTTTGTGAAGAGCTCGTCACTCAATATCCAATGAGAGTCGAAGAGGGCATTTTCCCGCAGATCGTCGGTGTAGAAGTACTCGATGATTCCGCCCACTTGCACATCTGGTAGCGTAAAAGTCTTTGCCAGATACTTCACGCCTTTGGCCTTGACGATCGTCTTTTCGAATACCTTGCCTTCGAAGTTCACGATGGAGCCGTCGGGCTTGATCGTGCGGGCGTGAAGGCCAGTGATGCCTTCACTTTCCTTTACAAATGGAATTTCGATATCGGCGTACTTGCGACCTTCTTCGGTCAAAATCTTGATGCGGAAATAGTTGTCTTCGTGACTGGTGCGGCTGTTGTCATCGCGATCCACTTCGTGAAACAAGAGGATCGCGTGCGCTCCGGGCGCAAGAGGTTCACTGGTGGCCTTGAGCTCGTCGGGAACGACCGGCTGGAATCCAACACCCGCCCATGCATTCGGAGCATGACTCATCCCTATCACTACCAGCAGCGCCATCATGGCTTTGGAGAATTTTGCGGA
It encodes the following:
- a CDS encoding DUF3857 and transglutaminase domain-containing protein encodes the protein MPVWPVLSLFPRFIFTGCQQSFSRNLSKSSAKFSKAMMALLVVIGMSHAPNAWAGVGFQPVVPDELKATSEPLAPGAHAILLFHEVDRDDNSRTSHEDNYFRIKILTEEGRKYADIEIPFVKESEGITGLHARTIKPDGSIVNFEGKVFEKTIVKAKGVKYLAKTFTLPDVQVGGIIEYFYTDDLRENALFDSHWILSDELFTKKAQFSLKPYVGSFDNPFQLRWTWHLLPVGSEVKEGPDHIVRMEASNIPAFQTEDFMPPENEMKSRVDFIYRDSYAETQQDKFWKQVGKKRNDYLESFIGKRKAMEAAISQIVAPSDTPEVKLHKIYDKVQTIRNTSYELKKTEQEEKRAKEKSIDNVEDLWKRGYGDGGQLTWLFLALARAAGFEAYGCWVSDRRQYFFASQTMEAEKLNSNVVLVKVNGKDVYFDPGAAFTPYGMVMWAETGTPGLRLDKDGGTWIKTTLPQSAESTIVRTAKLKLADTGDLQGKVTFTFTGLVAMQHRLANRNSDEVERKKFLEEDLKGQISSGVEVELTNKPDWASSSAPLVAEFDLKIPGWVSSAGKRAILPVGLFTAYEKRIFEHANRVHPIYFEYPYQKSDDVTIELPAGWQVSSVPKPQMQDGHVIVYDLKVEDNKNAVHLTRKLNVDFMILDAKYYGALRSFFQSVRTGDEEQIVLQPGTASASN